One Phocoena phocoena chromosome 5, mPhoPho1.1, whole genome shotgun sequence genomic window, gagtctaaataatatgctactaaataaccaagagatcactgaagaaatcaaagtggaaatcaaaaaatacctacaaacaaatgacaatgaaaacatgatgacccaaaacctttaggaggcagcaaaagcagttctaagagggaagtttatagcagtacaatcctacctcaagaaacatctcaaataaacaacctaactttacacctaaagcaattagagaaagaagaacaaaaaacccccaaagttagcattaggaaagaaatcataaagatgcaatcagaaataaaggaaaagaagtgaaggaaacgatagcaaagagcaataaaactaaaaacagattctttgagaaaataagcaaaattgataaaccattagccagacttatcaaaaaaaaaaaagggagaagacttaaatcaatagaattacaaatgaaatgaGAAGTAACATATGACACTGCCGAactacagaggatcatgagagattactacaagcaagtgtatgccaataaagtggacaacctggtagaaatggacaaattcttagaaatgcacaaccttcacAGAccgccaggaagaaatagaaaatatctacagaccaatcacaagcactgaaattgaaactgtgattaaaaatgttccaacaagggcttccctggtggcacagtcgttgaaagttcgcctgccgatgcaagggacacgggttcgtgccccggtccgggaagatcccacgtgccgtggagcacctgggcccgtgaaccatggcccctgagcttgcgtgtccagagcctgtgctccacaacgggagaggccgcaacagtgagaggcccgcataccaccaaaaaaaaaaaaaaatcttccaacaaacaaaagcccaggaccagacggcttcacaggcgaattctatgcatcatttagagaagagctaacacctatccttctcaaaaccttccaaactatagcagagggaggaacactcccaaactcattctacgaggccaccatcaccctgataccaaaaccagacaaagatgtcacaaagaaagaaaactacaggccaatatcactgataaacacagatgcaaaaatcctctacaaaatagtagcaaacacaatccaacagcacattaaaaggatcatacactatgatcaagtggggtttatcccaaggatgcaaggattcttcaatatacacaaatcaatcaatgtgatacaccatattaacaaattgaaggagaaaaaccgtatggtcatcgcaatagatgcagagaaagctttcgacaaaattcaacacccatttgtgataaaaacctcgagaaagtaggcctagagggaactttcctcaacataataaaggccatatatggcaaacccacagccaacatcgtcctcaatggtgaaaaactgaaagcatttccactaagatcaggaacaaggcaaggttgcccactctcaccactcttattcaacatagttttggaagttttagccacggcaatcagagaagaaaaagaaataataggaatccaaattggaaaagaagtaaagctgtcactatttgcggatgacgtgatactatacatagagaatcctaaaaatgccaccagaaaactactagaactaatcaatgaatttagtaaagtagcagtatacaaaattaatgcacagaagtctcttgcattcctatacactaacgatgaaaaatctgtaagagaaattaaggaaacactcccacttaccattgcaacaaaaagaataacatatctaggaacaaacctacctaaggagacaaaagacctgtatgcaggaaattataagacactgatgaaataaattaaagatgataccaacagatggagagatatactatgttcttggattggaagaatcaacattgtgaaaatgactctactacccaaagcaatctacagagtcaatgcaatccctatcaaactaccactggcactgttcacagaactagaacaagaaatttcacaatttgtatggaaacacaaaagaccccaaatagccaaagcaatcttgagaaagaaaaatggagctggaggaatcaggctccctgacttcagactatactacaaagctacagtaatcaagtcagtatggtactggcacagaaacagaaatatagatcaatggaacaggatagaaagcccagagataaacccacgcacctatggtcaccttatctttgataaaggaggcaagaatatacagtggagaaaagacagccttttcaataagtggtattgggaaacctggaaagctacatgtaaaagaatgaaattagaacactccctaacaccatacacaaaaataaattcaaaatggattagagacctaaatgtaaggccagacaccatcaaactctcagaggaaaatacaggcagaacactctatgacataaatcacagcaagattctttttgacccacctcctagagaaatggaaataaaagcaaaaaaaaaacaaacgggacctaaggaaacttaaaaggttttgcacagcaaaggaaaccataaacaagacgaaaagacaaccctcagaatgggagaaaatatttgcaaatgaagcaactgacaaacgattaatctccaaattttataagcagctcatgcagctcaatattaaaaaaacaaacaatgcactccaaaaatgggcagaagacatttctccaaagaaggtatacagattgccaatagacacatgaaagaatgctcaacatcattaatcatttgagaaatgcaaatcaaaactacaatgaggtatcacctcacaccagtcataatggccatcatcaaaaaatctacaaacaataaatgctggagagggtgtggagaaaagggaaccctcttgcactgttggtgggaatataaactgatacagccactatggagaacagtagggaggttccttaaagaactaaaaatagaactaccgtatgacccaacaatcccactactgggcatataccctgagaaaaccataattcaaaaagagtcatgtaccacagtgtttattgcagctctctttacaatagccaggacatggaagcaacgtaagtgtccaccaacagaggaatggataaagaagaagtggtgcatatatacaatggaatattagccataaaaaggaacaaaactgagttgtctgtagtgaggtggatggacctacagactgtcatacagagcgaagtaagtcagaaagagaaaaacaaataccgtatgctaacacatatatacggaatcaaaaaaaaaaaaatggtcatgaagaacctaggggcaggatgggaataaagatgcagacctactagagaatggacttgaggatgcggggagggggaacggtaagctgggacaaagtgagagtgtggcaatgacatatatacactaccaaacgtaaaatagatagctagtgggaagcagccgcatagcacagggagatcagctcggcgctctgtgaccacctagaggggtgggatagggagggtgggagggagacacaagagggaagacatacggggatatatgtatatgtgtaactgattcactttgttgtaaagcagaaactaacacacgattgtaaagcaattatactccaataaagatgttaaaaaataaaatttaaaacaaaactttaccAATGCTTGGTCGTATTCTTTTAGTCCTTGCCATCCTTGGGCTCTACGGTACAGTGCTTTGGTATTTGCCGGATCTATTTCAAGGGCCTACAGAAAGTTatacagttaatatttttatctaaGTACTGAGTACTAAGTATACATGCTGGATTTCCATTTACTGCCCGTCAGCTCCAAAACAGCCGTTCACTGTTCTGTGATGAGGGCGCCGGGCCCTGAGAGCCTCCGGTTACACGCTGCTTTGTCAGCAGAGGGCGCCCAGTGCCCATGGGCGAGGGACCCACTTCCCTTCCAGGTCCCTGCGAGCCTCCCGTGAGCTCCCCCAAGATCCGGGGCACCCAGTGTggcccagcccccctccccgtCGCGCCTGGGTCTCGGCCCAGGGCCTCCATGCACCCCAGAGGGAGCAGCTGCTCCTGTATCACACACGTCTctgcacatatacatacacatataccctGCAATGCCCCGATCCTTCAGCGTTCCCTCTCCTAGCCAACCCCTCGCTACTCCAATCTGCCCCTTATGTGTATCTGACAGTAACCTTTCTCTGTTGGAATTACTGTGTGGTGTCTATCTCCTGATTGGGCCCTAGCTGATAGGAGAAAAACATTCTGGGTAGAAATTTGGATACACTCATTTAGTTGACATCTAGGGGTTTTTCAGGAGCATGAGTAACTTTTAATAGGTTTCTcctctgaaacattttaaaaatagtgtattTAGTAAGATCTTTTAGAGGTCAATATTCGGATTTTACTGAAAAGAGTGTATATTATCTGCCTCACGAAGGTCAAAAAGCGATCCAGAGTGAAGCGCGATCTCGTCCTCTGCCGCATGTTCCCTCCTAATAAACACATTCTTATTCCTTATCCCACCTACCCCAGTAAATTAGGACCGCATTTATTTCCACTTGCTCGGGCATAGCTGATCTCTGTGACCTAGATTACTGTGCATTATACATAACAGTTACTAGAGGCGCTCCTTCTAACATATATGTTTTAGTTTGGAAAACTGCTCAAACTGTGCAAGAGGGAGGCAGCCATAACTGCTCTGTTTAAGGAAGGCAGGCTGCCACCTTGCCAGCTTTGTCGTTAGCACTCCCGGACGTCCCCGTGAAGGCAGGGCACCTTCCTGTGTGTCCCAACGGCACGCACTGTCCCTGTACAAGTCCTGACGACCCTACGGTGAAACGGACTCCTTCTCCCACCGAAAAAGCTCCTCGAGCTCCTCGAGGGGAGGGTCTTTCAATTAAAACACCGAAGAGTCTGTTAGCCGCTTAACCTGCTCCCAGCACTGCGTAAAGGCTTTACGTGCATTACACGTGGTCTTAACAATCCCAGGAGGAAAGCAGTATTTCCATTTGGCGTAGGAAGAAACTCAGACTCTGCAAGTAGGAACTTGCTCAAGATGGCAAAGCGACGACGCTCTGCTAACGACCTCGCCGGCCACCGTCGCAGTCATTCCTGGCTGTCttccaatgcctggcacataacaggcgCTCAActgttaagtgaataaatgagcTGAGGAGGAAAGTGTctttagagaaattaagtgatgTAGTGTTATAAGCTAAATGAATGGCCTGAGAGGAAGAACTGAGGTCCAAAATACTCAGAGATAAAGTGACTTAGATTATGTTTCACTGGATCTCACTAGGTCCTCCACAATAAGATAGCAGTAGTGTCACATGAAACTGCTTTTGTTCGAAGTAGTAAGTCATCATCCAACTCTTTCAAAAAGGTAACATCAACAGACTTACCTCCAAACAGCTGTCGACTGCTCCCTGCCAATCGGACAGCTTCAGTTTGCAGGCTCCGATATTCAGCAGACAGCTCAAAGTGACAGGCTGCAGCTTTGCTCTGCCTGCGTTCTCAGTAGCGGCCTTCGAGCCTTCCACATACCTGGAGAACACATCGGTACAAGCAGCAAGCAGCCCCCATTAAGACTTAACTCTGCTCTCCACTCGGTCAAAATGTGCTGCGTCAGTTCTGATATAAAAGTTCATCACATGCTAATATTAATGACCACAAtctttttattaaatgctttcctTTAGAAGATTTTTACTTGTTCCAACTTCTTTCCCAAAATGTTCAAAGAAGACAACTTAAGAACAATCCCCAAGCCTAGAGATTATACAGTAAGGAACACTTCTATTTGTAAAGCTCAGGTTTCCATAACCCACTTTCCAGTGTAATTAGGTTTGGAACCAAGGCTGTCATTGTGGGACAGGGACTGGAATGGGGACAGGTGAAGAGCCCTGTGGTGGTGATTCTGACTTGTCTTTTACTATAGTTCCTAGCTGTTTACTGAAAAGGGCCTGGCCCCCAGAATTTGGTTTCTAGAGTCTGTCCCCCACTGAAAAGAatcagagctccttggagaaactCAGATCTGGACACAAGGTTAAGTATAAGATGGGTCTGGACCATCTTGTGGCAGAAAGCAAGAGCTCACAGACTAACAGAACAGTCAAAGGGATACAGGAAAGGGGCTCCCATCAGACAATCGGGAAGCCTTCAAGCATCAGAAAGAACGATGGTAATAGTATAATTCGTTGAATTGATCAAATACTACAGTAATACTTTAAAAGAAGGAGGGGTAGAGGGTCTTTCAAACAGAAGAATGCCAGCTCGTAACTGCAGAATGACTGAGAAAATCGCAGTTCTGCAAGTGTCAGTGTAATAACTGATTCAAGCAAAGGGCTTCAATGATGCTGAAACCACTGGATGAAAGGCTAGGAATGAGATGTTCACACAATCTCACAGTTATTACCTCAGAGAGGACTTATTATTTACAAAGGGGAAAGGTACTTTCATAACAGAGACGTGGCTATCGCCACTGTAACCAAGTGCCAAAGCTCAAAACGGGCGAAACTGCCACGTGCCTTCAGGACACGGTATCATAGGAAACATACACGTCACCTATTCAAGTCATTGCTAAAATATGTAACCTCAAACTAACCTTGAGGAAGCAATAAACACACAGATGGTTTCCGTAAGACAACGGGCTTCGACGCCACAAAATGCAAATGACTAAAAAACGTGGAGATTAAAGATTAGAGGAGACTTAGAGACATAAAACCAAAGGATATAATGGATACTGgcgtaaaaacaaaacaaaagtgaaacaTCTGGGGACCTCTGAATATGGATGACATAATGATATTTGGGAGATGTTTTCATAGTCTTAAGGCTAAGTAGAAGAGTGTCCTGGCTTCTCAGGAAATGCTTGCTAAAATATTGAGGGGTAAAGTGTCATGGTATCTGCAACTTCCTTTCAAAATGATTCTGCAAAAACAAGCGTGGCGAAACTTAAAAACTGGTGAACACAGGTAAAGGTACATGGCTATCCATGTACTATTcttaacttttctgtgttttgaaatttttcaaaataagaatctGGAAGCAACCAAAGAAATGCAACTATTTCAATACACCTGGTTACTCTGCAAGTAATATGCCAAAAATAGAAAGAACAACTCTTGAATTTCAGTTTATAATTCAATTTCAAGTTCTTACAGCaatttattaaaagtattttattaccttaaaacttttgtgtattttttaatggcCATCTCCCAGTTCTGGGATTTGAAAAAAGTATTTCCAATGTTTTTTAAGTCTTCcgttattaataaaattttatctacCTGTACAAAAGAAAGAACACGAATATGTTGGGTTTTAGTATATAACGCGGTTTAGTGCTAAGTTCTATCACTGAGACAGACTGATACAAAAAGCTCAAAATTTTAGGGCTAAATATTTTTAGCAGTTTAAGTACTTAAACTTTAACCCACGTGAAAGTACTCACGTCTTTTACATCTATGTCTGCATCCTCGGGGAAGTCTGGATGACTGTCACCAGATCCATCCTGGGGGAATATTCCCCAGTCATCCCCGCCCTTCAGTTCTCCGCAGTCTGCAGTAACACACAACTGTAAAAACAACCGTCAACTGTAGAAGCGTCTACCGTATTAACGAGGACTTTAACAAGAGTCTGGGCTTAAAAGCTCTCCAGCCGCAAGGCATGAGCAACAGCGTCCAAGCTGCTTCTGACGCGACAGGCTGGCGTCGCGAGGCGCGCCTCTGCACACACCCCGAGGAGCACAGCAGGGTCACTTCACAGCACACGTGCCTGCTGCTGCTGTCCAGGAGCTCCGTGCATACAGACTATGTGGGAAGTTTCATCGTTCCCCGTGGGATTCTCCTTACGTGGGCACGTGCCTTCGACTCACTGACTGCTGTTTCCTTCGCACACTGAGTGGCAGCCCCCCTCCTGCAGGTCTGAGTCTCCAGTTCCACTCACAACCCTGCCCATGAGGGTGGATTCACACACATTTAGAGCACAAGCCTCTTGGGAGTGACATAATCCAGTCTAAACCCTTAAATGATTTATGCAGGCTGAGGAAATGGGCCAAGGAAAGTTAAATAACAAGAGCAAGCCTAAACCACAAGTTAAATGGCAGAGAGGAGACCAAGTTTCCCGGTTTCCTGCTCTCTCTGTACTCGTATACACACTGACTCAAAGTTTTGCAGGTCTATGAGAGTTAAGTTACCAAAATCAGCAAGACTGATGCTGAAATCATAACAACCTCCTTTTAAACTGCCCTCATCTCTCCCAGTGTACAAAAGAGCTTTGAAGAAAaagtggcagggccaggcttCTTTAACAAGAGCCGTCCTAATGTCTTTcagctaaccatcatctgagccttttaCTTACATTTGCTAAGACAGCAGCTAGGATAACGAGGGTCTTACCCTGTCACTTGGTACTCACTTTGGCAGGTTTTTCACCTTTCACCTCCACGTTCTCCAGAATCCTTGCCACACCCATTCCTTTAATCACTTGGCCAAACACCACGTGTTTGCCATCCAAGTGAGGAGTCGGAACCATCGTGATGAAGAACTGAGAGCCGTTTGTGTTGCGGCCTGCATTTGCCATGCTCAGTAATCCCTCCGAATCATGCTGCAGGAATACGCCATTAAAGAAAACCAAGGTTAGAGTTACTGTCTGAATTACTCTCTACCAACCATTCACAAAACTAGGGTGGACTGCAATACTATTTAGATCACACCGTGTAGTGTAATCTTACTTTGTACCAACTGTAACCTTTAATTCACAAAACGTGGGATACTTAatcactttttaaactttaagaaaAGCTTATGAAACCGAATGAAGTAACAGAAACAatagtggggggcaggggtggcacTTCTAAACCGGCCATATTGAGAAAGTGCTTACGCTTCGTCTTTAAGATGAAGACCTAATGATTCGGCTTTGCCCTTTCTTATGACAGGggcgtttttttctgaaaagcacTCAACAGCGCTCCCGCTCTCAGGCCTACATTATGATTCTTCCTTTATGATTCTTTCTTTACACTGAGAACAGCGAGGGACATTCAGTTTAGACTGGAAGTTCCGTTAGGTCCTTTCCTGCTCTCCAAGGAAGCCAAATATCACGGCTTTCATCCAGTGAAGCGCTTCTTGAGAGAACGCCCAAGAGGAACCGCCGCGTACCTCCCGAAACCCAACGTCTACCTTGGCCCAGCCTGTTCAAAGGCTCCGTGGCCCCACTGTCTTCCTCTTTCCACCTGACCCTAAGGCTTCCTAAACGCACTCCTTGTTGGGCCGCACGTGTAACACTCATGCTGGTCCTCCCGCTTAAGGTGCCTTTACCCCTCAACCTAAATCTAGCCCTGCCTTCAAGGCCACCAAGCGTGTAGAAGAACCAGATGCCCTTGCAAAAGGCCCCCTTGCTTCTTCTCAACACGTCCATCACATAATCTTAGTGTTCATCCTTCTGGtagcttccctttctcccttccaaaAGTTTGGTGCTCTTCCCAcgatattaaatattattaacctTATTTCCTCACGCCTTTGTCCTTCCTCACTCACATCCCTCCCTCAAACTGGCATCTGTATTCTAGTTCCTTCTAACCAAATCTCAGCCACCTTGCGAGGTCCAGTTTGCCCAGCTTAAGTACCCATTCCTCCTCAGTGTCTTCCCTAATATATATCATACTTTCTTCCTACAGCATACACAGAAAGTCACAATCAACTTAGCATTTACTAgcgtattattttattattctccaGTTGTCCTATGTGTtttaatcttgtctttctggcaaGATTTTTAATTCCTTATCATGAAGGCgtttcatttttataaactctTTGGCGCCAGTGACAGTACTAGCTGCAGGCAATAAACTGTTTAAAAGACTGATGACATTTTATTCTCAAATTATCCTAATTACCTTGCTCATATTCCTCATTTCCAAAAAGAGTCACTTTACTTTTGTACTTACACGTCCATTCTTATAACCTGAATGATGCAACATACCCCAACGGGCACATCTTGGGACCAGGAAGATAAGAAGGCACAGGCACCACTAATGTCCTTTAGGAGCCTGGACGTTAACCAGATCTGCTAGTGTGCAAATCCCCTGACATCCCAGACATTAGCGATGCTTTTGTTGCTCTTCAAATTTAAGCATAAAGCATACCATCCCTCTGATGAGCACATTTTTCCTGGAAACAGTTTTGCCATATGGTGGCCACCCTTAAAAACACATTGGCTTTACTGAAGTATATAAACCTGGATCACAATGAAATAGCTGTTGCATTCTTGCCAATAAAATCACTACTGGATGAAATTTTTTCGTATTAAAGACGTATatttacggggcttccctggtggcgcagtggttaggaatctgcctgccaatgcaggggacacaggttcgagccctggtccgggaagatcccacatgctgcggagtgactaagcccctgcgccacaactactgagcctgcactctagagcctgtgagccacaactactgagcccatgcaccacaactactgtgcctagagcccgtgctctgcaacaagagaagccactgcaatgagaagcccgctcaccgcaactggagaaagcccgcacgcagcgatgaagacccaacacagccaaaaataaataaataaatttattaaccaaaaaaaagatgtatatttACAAATATGATACCTTTCACAAATAAAGGAGATCTGAGCACATCTGAGGCATTTATCCTAATTCAACAAGTATCCCAGgcacataacttttattatcaGCAACAAACATGCATTTTTGTCTACTTTACCTTATAATGGAAATTTTCATCTTCAAATTTTTCACCATAAATACTTTCTCCACCTGTCCCATTCTGATTTGAGAAGTCTCCACCCTGAATCATAAATTTCTTAAtaactacaaaaaaggaaaattgccATTAGAAGCTACAGATGACTGCAGCGATGCTGACTAACGGATATGTCGTAATGAGGACAACTTCTCTCCTGTCCTTCCCTGCCCCCGTCCACAACTGCAAACTCTTAAAAGGCTTTTCACAGTCTGAGTCCCAGCTACTCCCACTCCCTGATGGCCCACTAACACTCAAAGAATCAGTTCGCATGGCACCTCCCCTATAGAACTGCCAGACCCCAAAACTGGAACTCCTTATTTTTCTCCAACAGCATCTTGATTCTACCTCCCTTTTATCATATGTATCATAAAGATCTGTCTCTCCCGGCAAACAGTTAAGTATAGCaactccttttttcctccttggtAACCATGTCCATGGCTGGGCACATAATGGTTACTCAAAAatgctactgaataaccaatTATTCCCAAGAGGTTTGTTACACTGGAATGCAAGTACTTCAGCAAATATTATCACTTAGTAGCAAGGGTTCCCAAGAACACTGCTGCATGCTCAGAGATTTCCCAGGACTCACAGAACTCGGTATCTGTTTGTATTACACGGATGTAGTAAGTAAGGACACAGCTGGATGATAGGGAGAGAAGAtacaggcagaggctggaggaatCCAGGTGTTCCCTTATGCTCCCTCGCTCCCATGAACAGTCACAGGGCACATTCCTCTTCCCCCCAGCAAAGAAATGCAGCAACATGTGCACAGTGTTTCTCCCCAGGAGAGCCCTGTAGAGACTCAGCACCCGAGGTCTCTGCTGGGGCTGATCCTGCAGGCACTGTCTGCCCAGCAGGAAGCAAATTTCCAGACTCCCAAAGGAGAGCAGTGTCCAGCATAAATCAGATTGCACAAAGAGTCTAGGCAGAGTAAATCACCTCCAGGATTCAGAGAGAGGGTCAAGCGCCATGCTCCCTGACTCCAGGCAGTGGCCACCCTTTGCAAGTAGACTCTTCTAAGGCCAGCAGCCTCAGGCCTGATACGTTAACTCTTTTCAGCACACCCTTTATTAGCACACAGGCACTCCTCCATTTATTGCGCTTTGCAgatactctgtttttttttctttacaacttGCGAGGCTTGTGGCAATCCTGCAtagagcaagtctatcagtgccatttttttttcaaaagcatttgctcatttcatatctgtgtcacattttggtaattcttgcaatacttcaaactttcattattatttgttatggtgatctgtgataagtaatctttgatgttactgtaaTTGTTtgggcattttttagcaataaagtatttttagatTAAGGTACATACTAttttttcagacataatgctattacatacaatagactacagtataaacataacttttatatgcactgggaaaccaaaaatttgtgtgacttgctttactgcaatattcgctttattgcaatggactggaactgaacctgcaatatctccatgGTATGCttatattttggtattttattaaaCGTGAAAGTAAATCAAcagtttaagtattttaaaatcactgttaggggcttccctggtggcacagtggttgagaatctgcctgctaatgcaggggacacgggttcgagccctggtctgggaggatcccacatgctgcggagcaactcggcccgtgaggcacaactactgagcctgcgcctctggagcctgtgctccacaacaagagaggccgtgatagtgagaggcccgcgcaccgcgatgaagagtagcccccacttgccacaactagagaaagccctcacacagaaacgaagacccaaaacaacaaaaagaaataaaagaaattaataaactcctacccccaacatcttcttttaaaaaaaaaaatcactgttaattttttcttaatcaaGTTTTAGAAGAATTTAAATACTCATAATTATAGTTtaactcatttgtttattcattaaacaaatatttattgcggGCCTACTCAATAACTATGCTGGATGCTAAGGACAAAATGGTGAGAAGATACAGTTTCTGAACTCATGGAGCCTACAGTCTATTGGGGGAGCCATCAAATAATCACTGAACAAAGGTATGACT contains:
- the PPID gene encoding peptidyl-prolyl cis-trans isomerase D translates to MSHPSPQAKPSNPSNPRVFLDVDIGGERVGRIVLELFADIVPKTAENFRALCTGEKGIGPTTGKPLHFKGCPFHRIIKKFMIQGGDFSNQNGTGGESIYGEKFEDENFHYKHDSEGLLSMANAGRNTNGSQFFITMVPTPHLDGKHVVFGQVIKGMGVARILENVEVKGEKPAKLCVTADCGELKGGDDWGIFPQDGSGDSHPDFPEDADIDVKDVDKILLITEDLKNIGNTFFKSQNWEMAIKKYTKVLRYVEGSKAATENAGRAKLQPVTLSCLLNIGACKLKLSDWQGAVDSCLEALEIDPANTKALYRRAQGWQGLKEYDQALADLKKAQEIAPEDKAIQAELLKVKQKIKAQKDKEKAAYAKMFA